One stretch of Candidatus Hydrogenedentota bacterium DNA includes these proteins:
- a CDS encoding histidinol-phosphatase — protein sequence MRYGVLFVSLTLAFAAAADPAAPQWYKGVTHVHSLWSDGDMSPDLVAAWYKDHGYHFMCFTDHNVLQEGERFISIVPDTKLSPERVEMIRARFGDDWPDIKTEGGKSRMRLKTHAELSAYFNEPGKFLLVQAEEITSLGGAPHVNGLNLREPIVGKKGEVADLLNRYLDAVHAQREQFGIPMVAHVNHLNWSDGVTTEEMLAARRLRFFEIYNGHPGVRQWGSPDRGMPGNDRHWDVILSLRMAAEPDFILYAFATDDSHEYFEWGGDKVNPGRGWIMVRAEQLDANSLIEAIERADFYASTGVTLNDVQCDGASLRVDIAAEPGVTYTTQFIGTRKGFNPESTEFKNAQGETPDTASRVYSGDIGVVLLETAANPAVYPFTGDELYVRAKVVSSKPQENPVREGDPQIAWVQPVRVAR from the coding sequence ATGCGATATGGTGTCTTGTTCGTCTCATTGACCCTCGCGTTCGCCGCGGCGGCGGACCCCGCCGCCCCGCAATGGTACAAGGGCGTCACCCACGTGCATAGCCTCTGGAGCGACGGCGACATGTCGCCCGACCTCGTCGCCGCGTGGTACAAGGACCACGGCTACCACTTCATGTGCTTTACCGACCACAACGTGCTTCAAGAAGGCGAACGCTTCATTTCCATCGTGCCTGACACCAAGCTCAGCCCGGAACGCGTCGAGATGATCCGCGCCCGGTTCGGCGACGATTGGCCCGACATCAAGACGGAAGGCGGGAAATCGCGGATGCGCCTCAAGACCCACGCGGAATTGAGCGCCTACTTCAACGAGCCCGGCAAGTTCCTGCTCGTCCAGGCCGAGGAGATCACCTCGCTCGGCGGCGCGCCCCACGTCAACGGACTCAACCTGCGCGAACCCATCGTCGGCAAGAAAGGCGAGGTCGCCGACCTGCTCAACCGCTACCTCGACGCGGTCCACGCCCAGCGCGAACAATTCGGCATCCCCATGGTCGCCCACGTCAACCACCTGAACTGGTCCGACGGCGTCACGACCGAGGAGATGCTCGCCGCGCGGCGCCTGCGCTTCTTCGAAATCTATAACGGCCACCCGGGCGTGCGGCAATGGGGCAGCCCCGACCGCGGCATGCCCGGCAACGACCGCCACTGGGACGTGATTCTCTCGCTGCGCATGGCGGCCGAGCCCGATTTCATCCTGTACGCCTTCGCCACGGACGACAGCCACGAGTACTTCGAGTGGGGCGGCGACAAGGTCAACCCCGGACGCGGCTGGATCATGGTCCGCGCGGAACAACTGGACGCCAACAGCCTGATCGAGGCCATCGAGCGTGCCGACTTCTACGCCTCCACGGGCGTCACGTTGAACGATGTGCAGTGCGACGGCGCGTCGCTGCGCGTCGACATCGCCGCCGAGCCGGGGGTGACTTACACTACGCAGTTCATCGGCACGCGCAAGGGATTCAACCCGGAGTCAACCGAGTTCAAGAACGCCCAAGGCGAAACACCCGACACCGCCTCGCGCGTCTACAGCGGCGACATCGGCGTCGTCCTGCTCGAAACGGCGGCCAATCCGGCGGTCTACCCGTTCACCGGCGACGAACTCTACGTCCGGGCAAAGGTGGTCAGTTCCAAACCGCAGGAAAACCCCGTTCGCGAAGGCGACCCGCAAATCGCCTGGGTGCAGCCCGTGCGCGTCGCGCGCTGA